In Silene latifolia isolate original U9 population chromosome 3, ASM4854445v1, whole genome shotgun sequence, a single window of DNA contains:
- the LOC141649309 gene encoding uncharacterized protein LOC141649309 gives MSKQANTTLLALISKKPVVTSVMDYMPLACCTVLYKTVSKILCERLKPLLPNIVGKMLQVYNFPPQFKSWLMGCITSTWFSVKINGSTTGFFKGASGLRQGDPLSPFIFVMNDLMIFVRGDSPSVKAVSDSLDLFAQMSGLRANPDRTNIYMGSIGDGVRDSILRDTGYVEGTFPFRYLGVPLNEGKLNKPMFVDLLNKYWCATLLIPKGVHKLLTKFYRNFLWNSEEGKRKMVLKSWASCYAPYQEGGYNIKEILSWNKCIMCKWIWAIEIKSDGMWSAWNYKYNIKTVGFWTMDIKPHHSEGWRSILMVRNELITRAGSIENAKQILTRSVQAEKLNLSLLYENFREKASKISWARGVWNRTVLPKHGFIMVLAMQGKLATADKLNQKGQCIWLGMRERTGNMRKELKWIARNQKRRHWKARWFSSSLTAIVYCLWEERNNRIFRDEEHCTAYILRHIQYVFSVRLLYVTHPKYKDEVVGYLNA, from the exons ATGTCTAAGCAGGCCAATACCACTCTCTTGGCACTAATTTCCAAGAAACCAGTGGTTACTTCTGTAATGGACTATATGCCTTTAGCATGCTGCACAGTCCTTTACAAGACTGTTAGTAAAATTTTGTGTGAAAGACTTAAACCTCTTTTGCCTAACATAGTGG GCAAGATGTTGCAGGTTTACAACTTTCCCCCTCAATTTAAGAGTTGGTTAATGGGATGTATAACATCAACTTGGTTTAGTGTCAAAATAAATGGTTCTACTACTGGATTTTTTAAAGGAGCTAGTGGTCTGAGACAGGGTGACCCTCTCTCACCATTTATTTTTGTTATGA ATGACTTGATGATCTTTGTGAGAGGAGACTCCCCTTCTGTGAAAGCTGTGTCTGACTCTTTGGATCTATTTGCTCAAATGTCTGGTTTGAGGGCTAATCCAGACAGGACTAACATCTATATGGGAAGTATTGGTGATGGTGTTAGGGATTCTATCTTAAGGGACACTGGATATGTGGAAGGGACTTTTCCTTTCAGATATTTGGGTGTGCCTTTAAATGAGGGGAAATTAAACAAGCCTATGTTTGTAGATTTGCTTAATAAG TATTGGTGTGCTACTCTACTAATTCCAAAAGGGGTGCATAAATTATTAACTAAGTTCTACAGGAATTTCTTATGGAACTCAGAGGAGGGTAAAAGAAAGATGGTTTTGAAAAGCTGGGCATCTTGTTATGCTCCTTACCAGGAGGGAGGCTATAATATCAAAGAAATACTTTCATGGAATAAATGTATCATGTGCAAATGGATATGGGCAATTGAAATCAAATCTGACGGTATGTGGTCTGCTTGGAATTACAAGTACAATATCAAAACTGTTGGGTTCTGGACTATGGACATCAAACCTCACCATTCAGAAGGTTGGAGAAGCATTCTGATGGTAAGGAATGAGCTGATTACAAGAGCAGGCAGTATAGAGAATGCAAAGCAAATTTTGACTAGAAGTGTGCAGGCAGAAAAACTAAACCTCAGTTTACTGTATGAAAATTtcagagagaaagcaagcaagatcAGCTGGGCTAGGGGGGTTTGGAATAGAACAGTCTTACCTAAGCATGGTTTTATCATGGTTCTGGCTATGCAGGGAAAGCTAGCAACTGCCGACAAGCTAAATCAGAAGGGACAGTGTATT TGGTTGGGAATGAGGGAAAGAACAGGAAATATGAGGAAAGAACTCAAGTGGATTGCCAGAAATCAGAAGAGAAGGCACTGGAAAGCTAGATGGTTCTCTAGTAGTCTAACAGCTATTGTCTACTGCCTTTGGGAGGAAAGGAATAATCGAATTTTCCGTGATGAGGAACATTGTACTGCTTACATTTTGAGACATATACAATATGTTTTTAGTGTGCGGCTTCTCTATgtaactcatccaaaatataaggaTGAGGTAGTAGGTTATCTAAATGCTTGA
- the LOC141649310 gene encoding uncharacterized protein LOC141649310 — protein MILLLGELNVSFVYGSNDAAARERLWDELRQLATIVTNWIVLGDFNIVRAMEERIGPHPPSLTEIMAFNQCLLDSNLDDAQGFGCEHTWTNKQDVDTRVWSKLDRLLTNASWLVEFPHTQVTVLHPGISDHSPLLVQIKENYQIRRRHQFIALHKANYSGLAAKVKQAKQILETCQKQVQLNPLDINLLTREKKLLEKYWTLRKTERSSLIQRAKIQDINYNDASTSYFYVKIATRKHQSIIGKIRDKDGILREGMKDVNNAFVDYYQWLLGTTTTTADFPPEVLEGPRIQENDWDSLCRPVEDMDIKRALFSIASNKSPG, from the exons ATGATTTTGCTGCTAGGGGAGCTGAATGTGTCCTTTGTCTATGGGAGCAATGATGCTGCTGCTAGGGAGAGGCTATGGGATGAGCTGAGGCAGTTGGCTACTATTGTTACTAATTGGATTGTCTTAGGGGATTTCAATATTGTAAGAGCTATGGAGGAAAGGATTGGTCCACACCCACCTTCCCTTACTGAAATCATGGCTTTTAACCAATGTTTATTGGACAGTAATCTGGATGACGCTCAGGGGTTTGGCTGTGAACATacttggactaataaacaagatgTGGATACGAGAGTGTGGTCTAAACTTGATAGGCTACTCACCAATGCATCTTGGTTGGTGGAGTTCCCTCATACTCAGGTGACAGTTTTGCATCCTGGGATCTCTGACCACTCACCTTTATTGGTCCAGATTAAAGAAAACTATCAAATTAGGAGGAG GCATCAATTCATAGCACTGCACAAAGCAAATTATTCTGGACTAGCTGCAAAGGTTAAACAGGCTAAGCAGATTTTGGAGACCTGTCAAAAACAGGTACAACTGAACCCATTGGATATTAACCTTCTCACTCGGGAAAAAAAGTTGTTGGAGAAATATTGGACGTTGAGGAAAACTGAAAGGAGTAGTCTCATTCAGAGGGCTAAGATTCAAGATATCAACTACAATGATGCATCTACTAGCTATTTCTATGTTAAAATAGCTACTAGAAAACATCAAAGTATAATTGGAAAGATAAGAGATAAGGATGGCATTCTTAGGGAGGGAATGAAGGATGTCAACAATGCTTTTGTGGATTACTATCAGTGGTTGCTTGGAACAACAACTACTACTGCTGATTTTCCACCTGAAGTTTTGGAGGGCCCTAGGATTCAGGAAAATGATTGGGACTCCCTCTGTAGACCAGTTGAGGATATGGATATTAAGAGGGCACTGTTCTCAATTGCTTCTAATAAGAGTCCTGGCTAA